In the Sarcophilus harrisii chromosome 3, mSarHar1.11, whole genome shotgun sequence genome, one interval contains:
- the LOC116422723 gene encoding zinc finger protein 665-like — MPSLTSQERAEKADFEMAHVGNKQKQQGQGAEKTALLRSLESDPQFDEGPSLAGTGPKAENREMASGIQRPSSQELVTIKDVVVDFTEEEWELLDPSQKELYKEVTLKNVQNLLSLGPSLAGTGPKAENREMASGIQRPSSQELVTIKDVVVDFTEEEWDLLDSSQKELYKEVTLQNVQNLLSLGKDHFLSFLGIPHQFKMSPNSTECGKPCMCNQCGKTFTNVSCLAKHEKTHTGEKPFKCNQCGKAFTQSANLAAHQRIHTGEKPFKCNQCGKAFTSRSYLALHQRIHTGEKPFKCNQCGKAFTSSSALARHQRIHTGEKPFKCNQCGKAFTQSANLAAHQIIHTGEERFKCNQCGKTFTSSSALARHQRIHTGEKPFKCNHCGKAFTLRSYVALHQRIHTGEKPFKCNQCGKAFTQSANLARHQRIHTGEKPFKCNQCGKAFTQSANLAAHQRIHTGEKPFKCNQCGKTFITRARLAAHQRIHTGEKPFKCNQCGKAFTSRSYLALHQRIHTGEKPFKCNQCGKAFTSSSALDRHQRIHTGEKPFKCNQCGKTFIARARLAAHQRIHTGEKPFKCNQCGKAFTLRSYLAAHQRIHTGEKPFKCNQCGKAFICNYRLAEHQRIHTGEKPFKCNQCGKAFRCNSNLAAHQRIHTGEKPFKCNQCGKAFTLRSYVALHQRIHTGEKPFKCNQCGKTYTSSSTLARHQRIHTGEKPFKCNQCGKTFIARARLAAHQKIHTGEKPFKCNQCGKAFTSRSYLALHHRIHTGEKPFKCNQCGKAFTSSSALARHHKIHTAVKLFF, encoded by the exons GTCCCAG CCTGGCTGGCACAGGACCCaaggctgaaaacagagagaTGGCCTCGGGCATCCAGAGACCGTCTTCCCAG GAATTGGTGACAATCAAGGATGTTGTGGTGGACTTCACTGAGGAGGAGTGGGAGCTCCTGGACCCTTCTCAGAAGGAGCTGTACAAGGAGGTCACGCTGAAGAATGTCCAGAACCTGCTGTCCCTGG GTCCCAG CCTGGCTGGCACAGGACCCaaggctgaaaacagagagaTGGCCTCGGGCATCCAGAGACCCTCTTCCCAG GAATTGGTGACAATCAAGGATGTTGTGGTGGACTTCACTGAGGAGGAGTGGGATCTCCTGGACTCTTCTCAGAAGGAGCTCTACAAGGAAGTCACACTGCAGAATGTCCAGAACCTGCTGTCCCTGGGTAAGGaccatttcctctcttttcttggtATCCCTCATCAGTTCAAAATGAGCCCAAACAGCACAGAA TGTGGAAAGCCTTGCATGTGCAATCAATGTGGAAAAACTTTTACAAATGTCTCTTGTCTAGCAAAACATGAGAAaacccacactggagagaaaccttttaaatgtaatcagtgtggaaaagcttttacacAGAGTGCCAATCTTGCTGCAcaccagagaatccacactggagagaaaccttttaaatgtaatcagtgtggaaaggctttcacatcGAGGTCCTATCTTGctttacatcagagaatccacactggagagaaaccttttaaatgtaaccagtgtggaaaagctttcacaTCTAGCTCCGCTCTTGctagacatcagagaatccacactggagagaaaccttttaaatgtaatcagtgtggaaaagcttttacacAGAGTGCCAATCTTGCTGCACATCAGATAATCCACACTGGAGAGGAACgttttaaatgtaatcagtgtggaaagactttcacatcTAGCTCCGCTCTTGctagacatcagagaatccacactggagagaaaccttttaaatgtaatcactgtggaaaggctttcacttTGAGGTCCTATGTTGctttacatcagagaatccacactggagagaaaccttttaaatgtaatcagtgtggaaaagcttttacacAGAGTGCCAATCTTGctagacatcagagaatccacactggagagaaaccttttaaatgtaatcagtgtggaaaagcttttacacAGAGTGCCAATCTTGCTGCAcaccagagaatccacactggagagaaaccttttaaatgtaatcagtgtggaaagactttcataacGAGAGCCAGACTTGCTGCAcaccagagaatccacactggagagaaaccttttaaatgtaatcagtgtggaaaggctttcacatcCAGATCCTATCTTGctttacatcagagaatccacactggagagaaaccttttaaatgtaatcagtgtggaaaggctttcacatcTAGCTCCGCTCTTGatagacatcagagaatccacactggagagaaaccttttaaatgtaatcagtgtggaaagactttcatagCAAGAGCCAGACTTGCTGCAcaccagagaatccacactggagagaaaccttttaaatgtaatcagtgtggaaaggctttcacttTGAGGTCCTATCTTgctgcacatcagagaatccacactggagagaaaccttttaaatgtaatcagtgtggaaaggctttcatatGTAATTACAGGCTtgcagaacatcagagaatccacactggagaaaaaccttttaaatgtaatcaatgtggaaaggcttttagatgCAACTCAAATCTTgctgcacatcagagaatccacactggagagaaaccttttaaatgtaatcagtgtggaaaggctttcacttTGAGGTCCTATGTTGctttacatcagagaatccacactggagagaaaccttttaaatgtaatcaatgtggaaagacttacacaTCTAGCTCCACTCTTGctagacatcagagaatccacactggagagaaaccttttaaatgtaatcagtgtggaaagactttcatagCAAGAGCCAGACTTGCTGCACAccagaaaatccacactggagagaaaccttttaaatgtaatcagtgtggaaaggctttcacatcCAGGTCCTATCTTGCTTTACATCacagaatccacactggagagaaaccttttaaatgtaatcagtgtggaaaggctttcacatcTAGTTCTGCTCTTGCTAGACATCACAAAATTCACACTgcagtgaaactttttttttga